In the genome of Streptomyces aquilus, the window AGGCCCATGACGACGAAGACCTCGCCGGGCGAGACGTCGAAGTGGACGTCGCGCACGGCGGCGGTACAGCCGGTGCGGTCCATGAGCTCGCGGCGGGTCAGGCCGCACAGTTCCTCGGAGTCCGGCACCTGGTCGGCCTTCGGTCCGAACACCTTCCACAGCCTGCGCACGGAGATGACCGGGGTCGCGCCCGAGTCCTGAGGGGTGCTGCCCCGCTGCGGCACCTCGGTCTGTGTGGTCACGTTCGACCTTCTTTCGGCGTTCAGCCGCGGAACCAGTGCTGCGGCCGGGGTCGGATGTTCTGCCAGATGTGTTTGGGCTCTCGGTACTCCGCGAGGCCGGTCGGTCCCAGTTCCCGGCCCACGCCCGAATGCCCGAAGCCACCCCATTCCGCTTGCGGCACATAGGGGTGGTAGTCGTTGATCCACACCGTGCCGTGCCGCAGCCGCCGGGCGACCCGCTGGGCCTTCCCGGCGTCCTGCGTCCACACGGCTCCGGCGAGTCCGTACTCGGTGTCGTTGGCGATGCGTACGGCGTCGTCCTCGTCGGTGAAGCGCTCCACGGTGAGAACGGGTCCGAAGGACTCCTCGTGCACGACCCGCATGTCCTGCCGGCACTCGTCGAGGACGGTCGGCGGGTAGTAGTGGCCGTCCGCCAGCGCCGGGTCGGTGGGGCGTTCGCCGCCGCAGCGCAGGACGGCGCCCTCGGCGATCCCGGCGGCCACGTAGGCCTCCACCTTGTCGCGGTGCTGCGCGGAGATCAGCGCCCCGGTGTCGGCCTCGGTGTCGAAGGGGCCGCCCAGCCGGATCAGCCGGGCCCGGCGGACGACCTCGTCGACGAAGCGGTCGTGCAGCGAGTCCTCGACGATCAGCCGGGCGCCGGCCGAGCAGACCTGGCCCGAGTGCAGGAAGACGGCCGTGAGGGCGAAGTCCACGGCCGTCTCGAAGTCGGCGTCGGCGAACACGACGTTGGGGTTCTTGCCGCCGAGTTCGAGGGCCACCTTCTTCACGCTCGCCGCGGCGGTCGCCATGATGCGCTTGCCGGTCTCCAGGCCGCCGGTGAAGGAGACCATGTCGACGTCCGGGTGCTCGGAGAGCGGGGCGCCCACCGCGGGCCCGGTGCCCAGCACGAGGTTGGCGGCGCCGGCCGGGAGCCCGGCCTCCTCCAGCGCCCGCAGCAGCAGGACGGAGGTGGAGGGGGTGAGCTCGCTGGGCTTGAGGACGATCGTGTTGCCGGCCAGGAGGGCCGGGGCGACCTTCCAACTGGCTTGCAGCAGGGGGTAGTTCCACGGGGTGATCAGTCCGCACACGCCGATCGGCTCGTACACGACGCGGCTGACGGCGTCGTCCCGGCCGGTGTCGATGACCCGCCCGGTGTCGGTGCCGCCGAGGCCGCCGTAGTAGCGGAAGCAGGAGACGACGTCGGCGATGTCGTACTCGCTCTCCACCAGCCGCTTGCCGGTGTCCAGGGACTCGGCGCGGGCGAATTCCTTGGCGTCGCGCTCGATCAGGTCGGCGGTGCGCAGCAGCAGCGCGCCGCGCTCCCGCTCGGGGGTGCCCGGCCAGGGGCCTTCGTCGAAGGCGCGGCGGGCCGCGGCGATCGCCGCCTCCGCGTCCGGGCGGGTTCCCTCCGAGACGGTCGCCACGACCGTGCCGTCTGCGGGGCAGCGGATCTCGCGGTGGCCGCCGGCCACCGCGTCCCGCCATTGTCCATCCACGTACAGGTCTGCCACGCGCCGAGCCTTTCCAGGGAAGCCGTTGCGCATTGTGCACCCGATTGCTTGTGATGGAACACCCTGGCGAATGTCCAGACAGGCGTCAAGGGGTTGGCTGATGACGATTTCGCACGGGGCTCATCGACCCCTCTCTCTTGACCGGCAGCCCTCTTCCGGCCAACTATGTTGCGTATCGCTCACTGTGTTGTGCAATACGCACCGACGGAGGCCCCGATGTCCCCTCGACCGCAACCTGGCCGCGAATACGTCCTCACCGTCTCCTGTCCCGACAGCGCCGGGCTGGTCCACGCCGTGAGCGGCTTTCTCGTCAGGAACTCCGGAAACATCCTGGAAAGCCAGCAGTTCGACGACCGACTTCAGGGCCGCTTCTTCATGCGGGTCCACTTCGACGTCTCCGACCCCG includes:
- a CDS encoding aldehyde dehydrogenase family protein, which encodes MADLYVDGQWRDAVAGGHREIRCPADGTVVATVSEGTRPDAEAAIAAARRAFDEGPWPGTPERERGALLLRTADLIERDAKEFARAESLDTGKRLVESEYDIADVVSCFRYYGGLGGTDTGRVIDTGRDDAVSRVVYEPIGVCGLITPWNYPLLQASWKVAPALLAGNTIVLKPSELTPSTSVLLLRALEEAGLPAGAANLVLGTGPAVGAPLSEHPDVDMVSFTGGLETGKRIMATAAASVKKVALELGGKNPNVVFADADFETAVDFALTAVFLHSGQVCSAGARLIVEDSLHDRFVDEVVRRARLIRLGGPFDTEADTGALISAQHRDKVEAYVAAGIAEGAVLRCGGERPTDPALADGHYYPPTVLDECRQDMRVVHEESFGPVLTVERFTDEDDAVRIANDTEYGLAGAVWTQDAGKAQRVARRLRHGTVWINDYHPYVPQAEWGGFGHSGVGRELGPTGLAEYREPKHIWQNIRPRPQHWFRG